One Faecalispora anaeroviscerum genomic window carries:
- a CDS encoding PRK06851 family protein, with protein MANSMVRHMFPGNNTSQGFFSYFAYILPQPQAKSIYCLKGGPGVGKSTFLKRIGERMALEGFDLEYLHCASDPDSLDGLVIPKLGVALVDGTAPHVTDPVYPAAVDEIINLGEYWDEEAIRSNRGEIVRINGEIKRQYKRAYKYLAAAKCLMDDVLETYEAATDKAGSLLQAQYIIDRELAQVPVNGRLGKTRRLFASAITPAGIVNHPESLVDGAGKVYSIVSRWGVGVHEMLERVAAEAVFRGLDVELYYCPLAPETRIEHMLIPELKLAFISEKDGFEMKGRKQTILDMTQYTDLRQTAPYKDATEFSAGTFHRLLEEAISALAQTKELHDELEGYYIPHMDFGRVQQKEEEVCEQILKLAKR; from the coding sequence ATGGCAAATAGTATGGTTCGTCACATGTTCCCGGGAAACAATACCAGCCAAGGCTTTTTCTCTTATTTTGCTTATATACTGCCGCAGCCGCAGGCAAAGAGTATCTACTGCCTGAAAGGCGGCCCCGGTGTGGGCAAATCTACATTTTTAAAGCGCATCGGCGAGCGGATGGCGCTGGAAGGCTTTGATCTGGAGTACCTGCACTGCGCATCGGATCCGGATTCGCTGGATGGCCTGGTGATCCCAAAGCTGGGTGTTGCACTTGTCGACGGCACGGCTCCGCATGTAACCGACCCGGTGTACCCTGCCGCAGTGGACGAGATCATCAATCTGGGGGAGTACTGGGATGAGGAGGCCATCCGCAGCAATCGCGGCGAAATTGTGCGCATCAACGGGGAAATCAAGCGGCAATATAAACGCGCGTACAAATACCTTGCGGCTGCCAAGTGCCTGATGGATGATGTTTTAGAGACGTACGAAGCCGCGACAGACAAAGCCGGTTCGCTGCTGCAGGCGCAGTACATCATTGACAGGGAGCTGGCTCAGGTGCCGGTAAACGGCAGGCTGGGCAAAACACGCCGTTTGTTTGCCAGTGCCATTACTCCGGCGGGGATCGTAAACCATCCGGAGTCGCTGGTGGACGGTGCGGGCAAGGTGTATTCCATCGTGAGCCGGTGGGGCGTTGGCGTACACGAGATGCTGGAGAGGGTAGCAGCCGAGGCGGTCTTCCGCGGCCTGGATGTCGAGCTGTATTACTGCCCGCTCGCGCCTGAGACGCGCATTGAGCATATGCTGATTCCGGAGCTGAAGCTGGCATTCATCTCAGAGAAGGACGGTTTCGAGATGAAAGGCCGTAAGCAGACAATACTGGACATGACGCAGTACACAGACCTCAGGCAAACCGCACCGTACAAGGATGCGACGGAGTTCAGCGCCGGCACATTCCACCGGTTGCTGGAAGAAGCGATAAGCGCACTGGCTCAGACGAAAGAACTGCACGATGAGTTGGAAGGGTATTACATCCCACATATGGACTTTGGGCGCGTACAGCAAAAAGAGGAAGAGGTTTGCGAACAGATTTTGAAGCTGGCGAAGCGTTAG